The Mucilaginibacter gracilis genomic interval AAATCCTTTATAGCAGCACTAAGCATATTCGCACTCGAAAAAGTATACGGGCCAATCAAAAAGCAAGCCTTACCCTTAAATTTATACTTCAAATCCATAGGCTTGTCCAGTTCAGTGCTGCCTATTTTAAAAAAAGCGCCATTTGGTAATTTTAAAAAGTCAGTATACTGGCTTGCGTAAATATCGCGGTTGGCTTCAATATAAGTTCTAAATTGCTGGCTCACCTTCCGTTCACTTTCACCGGCCATTCTAAATGGCTTATCGGTAATGTAATTCAATAAATACCATCCCAATTGCGAATTTCCTCCTCCATTTTCGCGCAGATCAACCACCAGCTTATCAATATGTTTATGATCCAAAACTTCAAAAACCGAATCACAAAAACGCTTAAAACCGTTGTAGCTCACCATCGATTTAAAGTTGAGATAACCATATAAATCATCTTTCACAGTAAAGGTGTAAGGTTGCGTGTTGTTTGGTTTGGCTATGCTGGTATTATACTCGCTTTCGCTGATTGCATTAACACTAACCATCCCCTTAACATTATTCTCACCAATATAATTAATAAGGTATGGCTGTGTTATGCCAATAATAGGCAAGTAAAGCCTAAAAGAATTAACCGCCGACACCTTACGAAACGATTGCAAGCCACCCTTTAAAGCCGTTATCCGCTTAAATATATGCTCGGCGGCTTCGCCATTTACCGCAAGTATCTTAATTCCCTTCAGGCTATTCCCCGGCGCAAGCAGGTTGGCTATAAAATATTTCCCGTCATAACCGGTAACTTGTAAAGGAACGGTTTTAAAAGTTCCGGCTTTTAATTGCTGCCTCATTTGCTTAGGCATATTAATGCCGGTATGCCCCTCATTAATAAAAGCGGTTACCTCGGCAAAGGCCCTGTAAGCCCTTAAAACGGATAACGAATCGGGCAGTACCTTTATTAGCGAATCTACTTTAACAACCAACTGTTCCGCCGAAATATCATGATAAAGATTGGGGTGTATATCGGCAGCACTTTTCATAAAAAAGGCAATATCATCGGCTACCTGTTTTTTAGAAAACATGAGCGAATCTTGAGCGCGTACTATGGTGCCGCTTAATATAAAAAGCATTAAAAGGGTAAATATCTTTTCCATATACTAACATGACGCTTACTTTCAAAAAAAAGTTACATCACAGCACAAAAAAAGCCCCACTCAAACTGAGCAGGGCTTCTCTATCATTAAAGCGGATAAATTATGCGCCTTTTTCTTCTGTTCCTTCGGTAGCAGTTTCTTCTGGTGCTACTTCTGCAACTGGAGCATCTTCAACAACAACTGCATCATCAGCAGCAGTTACATCAGCACTACCGGCAGTTTTCGCTTTGCCAGATCCACCACGACGGCGTGTTGCTTTCTTCTCAGTTTTAACTTCACCCTTAGTGTATACAGTGTTGTAGTCAACCAGTTCAATAATCGCCATCGAAGCGTTATCACCTAAACGGTTTTCTAACTTAACAATACGGGTATAACCTCCTGGGCGATCGGCTATTTTAACAGCAACATCGCGGAATAATTCGGCAACGATGTCTTTGTCTTGCAAATAACTAAATACAGTACGACGAGAGTGCGTAGTATCGTTTTTAGCTTTTGTTAAAATTGGCTCAACATAAATACGTAATGCTTTTGCTTTTGCCAATGTTGTAGTAATACGCTTGTATTGAATAAGCGATGAGGCCATGTTTGCCAACATTGCCTTTCTGTGGCTGTCGGTTCTGCCTAAATGGTTAACTTTTCTTCCGTGTCTCATTGTGTTTTGATTTTTTTCACGTTACATACCGTTGGGGATAAAATAAATCAACCCTCGGAATTATGCGCTCGCTTATTTCTATTGTTATTATTAAGTATCAGGTACTTAGTATCAAAATGCGCAAATACTTGCTACTCAATACTAACTACTTGATACTGTTTTATTATTCTTCGTCTAACTTAAATTTCGACAAGTTCATACCAAAAGATAAGCCTTTTGATTTAACCAGGTCCTGAATTTCAGTTAATGATTTTTTACCAAAGTTTCTGAATTTCAACATATCAGCAACATCGTACGATACCAGGTCGGCCAGGCTGCGTATATCGGCAGCTTTTAAGCAATTTAATGCACGAACCGAAAGATCCAAATCAACTAATTCAGTTTTAAGTATTTTACGCATGTGTAAAATTTCCTCGTCAACTTCTTTAGTTTCTTCTTTAGCCTGCGCTTCAAGCATCATATTCTCATCGCTGAAAAGCATAAAGTGCTGTATCAAAATTTTGGCAGCTTCCTTTAACGCATCTTCCGGATGAACCGAACCATCGGTAGCAATATCTAAAACCAATTTTTCATAATCGGTTTTTTGCTCAACGCGATAGTTTTCGATAGTGTATTTTACGTTTTTAATGGGTGTGTAAATCGAATCGATTGCGATAACACCAACCATTGCATCAGGATTTTTATTCTCTTCACTCGGAACGTAACCACGGCCTTTAGCAACCGTAATTTCAATCTCCAAAGTAACAGACGAATCCATGTTGCAAATAACCAAATCCGGGTTTAAAACGGTAAAGTTGTTTGAAAACTTAGTGATATCACCGGCACTGAAAGTATCCTGACCATTGATGATCACAAATATCTTTTCAGAATCGCCAGACTCACCGCTTTTCTTCATACGAACTTGCTTTAAGTTCAGTATAATTTCGGTAACATCTTCAACCACACCTTTAATGGTCGAAAACTCATGGTTAACCCCCGAAAAACGAACAGAAGTGATCGCATAACCTTCCAGTGATGAAAGTAAGATACGACGTAAAGCATTACCAATGGTTATCCCGAATCCTGGCTCTAACGGACGAAATTCAAACGTACCATCAAAATCAGTTGATTTCTGCATGATAACCTTATCTGGTTTCTGAAATGCTAATATTGCCATTTATATCCTGTGTTTTTTGTTTACTAATTGGATGAATTAAACCGGAAAAATGATTAACTGTTTTGAGTTAATCATTTTTCCGGATAAGTATCATTATATTATTTTGAGTACAACTCGACGATTAAGTTTTCCTTAATGTTTTCTGGAATTTCGTCGCGGTTCGGATAGTTTAAAAACTTACCTGTTAAGCTAGATGGATCCCATTCTAACCAGCTATGTTTATTAATCCTTCTTCCTGCAACCGAAGTTGTAATTGCTTCCATTGTTTTTGATTTCTCACGTACAGCAATCACGTCGCCAGCTTTTAAAGCGTACGAAGCAATATTTACTACTTCGCCATTAACAGTGATGTGTTTGTGGCCAACAAGCTGGCGTGCGCCAGAACGTGTTGGAGCAATACCTAAACGGTAAACTGCGTTATCTAAACGGGCTTCTAAAAACTTCAACAAGTTTTCGCCTGTAATACCTTCTTTAGATGAAGCGCGGTGAAACAGGTTTTCAAATTGTTTCTCCAATACACCATAAGTGTATTTTACTTTTTGTTTCTCCATCAACTGAGTTGAATACTCAGATTGTTTTCCTCTTCTTTTTGAGGCACCGTGCATTCCCGGTGGATAGTTTTTTCTTTCTAACGCTTTATCAGGACCGAAAATTGGTTCTCTGAAACGGCGCGCAATCTTGGATTTTGGACCTGTGTACCTTGCCATTGTTGTGTTGTTTTAAAGTATCTAACAGCCCGCAGCCGTAGAATCTTAGCTTTAAACGATTTGATTAATTAAACTCTTCTTCTTTTAGAAGGACGACAGCCATTGTGCGGCAGCGGAGTGATGTCCCTTATAGTGGTAACTTCAATACCTGCAGTTTGCAAAGTACGGATAGCTGATTCACGACCAGAACCCGGGCCTTTAACAAAAACTTCTACCTTGCGTAAGCCTAAATCATAAGCTGTTTTGCCGCAATCAGAAGCCGCTTGTCCGGCTGCATAAGGAGTATTTTTCTTCGAACCCTTAAAACCCATTTTACCGGCAGATGACCACGAAATGGCTTGTCCGTTTTTGTTGGTTAGGGTAATGATGATATTATTGAAGGTAGCGTTAATGTGTGCCTCGCCAATTGGCTCAACAATTACAATACGCTTTTTGGTTACTTTTTTAGTCTTAGCCATTTTCTTTTTTAGATTGTTAGATACGAGACTTGAGATGTGAGCCATTGCTCCAACCCGGCACTCTTACCTTGTTTTTATCTTCTCTATTCCAGATCGGGATGCTCAAAAGATATTTATCATATCTCACATCTCGTATCCATCAATTATTACTTGGTAGCCTTTTTCTTGTTAGCAACAGTCTTACGTTTACCTTTACGGGTACGTGAGTTGTTTTTAGTGCGCTGGCCACGTAACGGTAAACCTTTACGATGACGGGTACCACGGTAGCAACCAATATCCATTAAACGTTTGATGTTCAATTGAACTTCCGAACGTAAGGCACCTTCTACCTTAATGCGCTCGTTGATGATACCACGAATGTTGGTTAACTGCTCATCGGTCCAGTCTTGTACTTTAGTATTAAAGTCGATACCAGCTTCGGTTAAAATACCTTGGGCTGTGGTACGGCCTACACCAAAAATGTAAGTAAGTCCGATTTCTCCGCGTTTGTTTTTTGGTAAATCAATACCTGCAATCCTTGCCATATTTATTATTTGTTTTCAAGTAAGACCGAACGGCGGGCCACCGTTGTACGGATCATTACGATTTAAATTATCCCTGACGTTGTTTGTACTTAGGGTTCTTCTTGTTAATAACGTAAAGTTTCCCCTTGCGACGTATGATCTTGCAATCAGCGCTACGTTTTTTTATTGATGCTCTAACTTTCATCTCTTTGTTTATTTGTATCTGTAGGTTATTCTTCCTTTTGTTAAATCGTAAGGGCTCATTTCAAGTTTCACTCTGTCGCCAGGTAATATTTTGATATAGTGCATACGCATTTTACCAGAAATATGTGCAATAATCTCATGGCCGTTTTCTAATTCAACCCTGAACATTGCATTTGATAATGCTTCCTTTATTGTACCGTCTTGTTCAATCGAGGCTTGTTTAGCCATATATTACTGATTTATATACAATTATCCGCCTTAAAAGCGGGATGCAAAAGTAAATAAATTATTTTATATTTTACTCTTTTTTACTTAAAATATCTTCTATATACGAAAATGTTGAAAGTATATCTGCCTTACCCTTGCTAATGGCCACCGTATGCTCATAATGTGCTGATACTTTGCCGTCAATGGTCGATACCGTCCATCCATCGTCCCAAAACCTAACTCCGGCTCTGCCAGCGTTAATCATAGGCTCAATGGCTATAACCATACCTTCTTCCAGCTTAATACCAGCTCCTCTTTTGCCGTAATTTGGCACCTCCGGCTTTTCATGCAACCGGGTGCCAACACCGTGGCCAACCAGCTCCTTAACAACGCCAAAATTATTTTTTTCAGCGTGCTCTTGCACTGCATAACCAATATCGCCAATACGCAAGCCGGCAACCGCTTTATCAATGCCCAAAACCAAACATTCTTTGGTAACCTGCATCAACAATTTAGTTTGCTCGCTAACCTCACCTATAGCAAATGTATAGGCCGAATCGCCATAATACTTGTGTTTTACCACACCACAATCTACAGACACCAGATCACCCTCAACCAACACATGGTTACTCGGGAAACCATGTACAACCTGGTTATTGAGTGAAATACAAAGAGAATACGGAAAACCGTTATAGTTTAAAAATGCAGGAACCCCACCGTTATCACGAATAAAGGTTTCTGCAAGTTTATTAAGTTCTATGGTCTTTACACCTGGCCCTATTACCTTAGCTACCTCGCCAAGTGTTTTAGATACCAGTAAGGAGCTCTCTCTTATCAGCTCTATCTCCTCAGCCGACCTATAATTAATTTTAGACATTAGGCTATTATATTGCCGGAGGCGTTGTACCTGCTGCAGTAGGGATAGCCGTACGTCCTTGTATTCTTCCGGTTTTCATCAAACCATCGTAATGACGCATCAATAAATGACTTTCTATCTGTTGCAAAGTATCTAACACAACACCTACCAAAATTATTAGTGATGTTCCACCAAAAAAGCGCGCAAACGGGCCATATACCTGGAACATAGCTGCAATAGCCGGCAATATGGCTATGATAGCTAAAAATATCGAACCAGGTAAGGTAATTTTTGATATCACACCATCAATATAATCGGCAGTTGATTTACCTGGTTTAATACCTGGTATAAAGCCACCGTTCTTTTTCATATCATCAGCCATTTGGTTAGGATTAACCGTAATAGCCGTATAAAAATAAGTGAAGATGATAATCAATATCGCAAACATCAAATTATGCCCCCATGAGGTATAATCAGATAGTGCAATTAAAATACCGCTCGATGCTATCTTAGGGAAAAACTGCGATATCATTCCTGGGATAAACATTAAAGCCTGGGCAAATATAATTGGCATAACACCGGCTGCATTAACTTTTAAAGGTATGTACTGCCTAACACCACCATATTGCTTATTGCCAACTATACGTTTTGCGTACTGCACAGCAATTTTGCGGGTACCCTGTACTATTAATATAGTGAACATTACAACAGCTATTAAAGCTATAATTTCAACTATAAAAGCAAATGGGCCGCCAATACCGTTAACACGGGACGAAAATTCCTTAATCAACGCATCAGGCAATTGTGCAATGATACCCACCATAATAATTAGCGATATACCGTTACCAATACCTTTATCAGTGATTTTTTCACCCAACCACATTACAAATAATGTACCTGCGGTTAATACAAATACCGATAAAATGGTAAAGTATGGCTCAGGTATTAATTTGGTGCTAACCTGTGAACTTACATAGCCAATGGCTTGTAAAGCAGTTATACCAATAGTTAGGTAACGCGTCCATTGGTTAAGTTTGTTACGTCCGCTTTCACCTTCCTTTTGCAATTTAGTAAAATACGGAACTGCAATACCCAATAACTGCACCACAATTGAAGCGGAAATATAAGGCATTACACCTAAGGCAAAAATAGACTCGCGCGAAAACGAACCGCCCGCAAACATGTTAAGAAGGCCCATCAGACCTTCTTTACCTTTTTGATTGGTTAGTGATGCCGGGTCAACCCCAGGCAACACCACGAATGAACCTACACGATAAATAAGAAGAAATAAGGTTGTGTTGATAATACGCACCCTTAAATCTTCTATCTTCCAGATATTGGATAAAGTTTCGAAAAATTTCTTCATTGAAATTTATAACTTAACGATGGAACCGCCTGCTGCTTCAATTGCTTTTTGCGCAGTGGCCGAAAATGCATGTGCTGTAACTTCTAACTTAGCCTTTAATTCGCCACGACCCAATACTTTCACTAAGTCGTTTCTCGATACCAAACCATGTTCTTTCAGGGTATCAAAATTAACTGTTGTGATGTTATATTGTTCGGCCAAACCTTGCAGAGCATCTAAGTTTACACTTACATATTCAACGCGGTTAGCGTTTTTAAAGCCCACCTTAGGCACACGGCGTTGTAATGGCATCTGGCCACCTTCAAAACCAACTTTGGTTGAAGTACCAGAGCGTGAGCCGGCACCTTTGTGGCCGCGTGTTGATGTACCACCACGACCTGAACCGGTACCACGACCGATTCTTTTTCTATTTTTAGTAGAACCTTCTGCAGGTTTCAGATTACTTAAATTCATAACATTAAATGTTTTCTACTGCTACCAAATGATTTACTTTCCTAACCATGCCGATGATAGCTGCATTAGCCTCAACTTCTACACTATGGTTGATCCTTTTCAAACCTAATGCTTCGATGGTTCTTTTCTGGCGCTCACTTCTATCGATCACGCTCTTAATCTGTGTTATTTTGATTTTTGCCATGATCTGATTATCCGTTAAATACTTTACCTAAACTAACGCCACGGTGTTGAGCTACAGTATAAGCATCGCGCATTTGCGATAATGCCGAAACTGTTGCCTTTACCACGTTGTGGGGGTTTGATGAACCTTTTGATTTTGCTAATACATTATGCACACCTGCCGATTCTAAAACCGCACGCATCGCACCACCTGCTATAACACCGGTACCATTTGCAGCAGGCTTTAAAAATACAAAACCTCCCGAAAACTTACCTATCTGCTCATGAGGTATAGTGTTGTTAATAATCGGAACCTTTACCAGGTTCTTCTTTGCATCATCAATACCTTTGGCAATTGCCTCGGTTACTTCTTTCGCTTTACCTAAACCGTAACCTACTATGCCATTCTCATCTCCTACTACCACAATGGCAGAGAAACTGAAAGTACGACCACCCTTGGTTACCTTGGCTACACGTTGGATGCTAACCAAACGATCCTTTAATTCGATCTCGCTTGATTTTACTCTTTTTATATTAATAGTTGACATCTCTTCTTGTAATTAAAAAATTAAACCACCTTCACGTGCACCTTCGGCTAACGACTTAACGCGACCATGATACAAATATCCGTTTCTATCGAAAACCACTTGCTTAATACCGGCAGCTACAGCTTTTTCGGCAACCATTTTACCTACCGCTACCGATTGGTCAGACTTGCTGCCTGTTGTAGCAAACTCTTTTGATAATGATGATGCCGATACCAGTGTTTTACCGGTTACATCGTCAATGATCTGAGCATAGATACCTTTGTTGCTTCTGTACACTGACAAGCGCGGACGCTCTGAAGAACCTGAAAGACGTTTTCTGATCCCTTTCCTAATTCTGTCTCTTCTTGATAATTTACCTGTCATGACGCTTATTTTTTAGATGCTGATTTACCTGCTTTTCTTCTCAATATCTCGCCAACAAACTTGATACCTTTACCTTTATAAGGCTCTGGTGCACGTAACGAGCGTATTTTCGCTGCAACTTGTCCAATCAGTTGTTTATCAGTTGATTCCAGGATGATGATCGGGTTTTTACCTTTTTCAGCAGTGGTTGTAACTTTAATTTCTTTTGGTAATTCAAATACATAATGGTGAGAAAATCCCAACACTAAATCTAAAGTATTACCTACATTGGTTGCACGGTAACCTACACCTACAAGTTCTTGTTGAATTTTGTAGCCTTCTGTTACACCAACAACCATATTATTAATTAATGCGCGGTATAAACCGTGCAATGCTTTATGACGTTTTTGTTCCGACGGACGTTGTACTGTTAATTGTCCACCTTCCACAGCGATAGTAATATCTGTATCAACTGCCTGGAATAATTCACCTTTAGGGCCTTTTACTGTAACTACGTTATCATCAGATACGGTAACAGTAACGCCTGCCGGGATTGCGATTGGAGCTTTTCCTACTCTTGACATTTTCTTGTTCTCCTTATTTGATTAATAAACGTAACACATAACCTCGCCACCAATATTTTGGGCGCGGGCCTCTTTATCACTCATAACACCTTTTGATGTTGAAACGATGGCAATGCCTAAACCGTTCAATACCCTTGGCATATTAGCAGTACCTGCATATTTACGCAAACCTGGCTTGCTGATACGTGATATGTTACGTATAGCTGATATTTTAGTTATCGGGTGGTATTTCAAAGCTATCTTGATGATGCCTTGAGGACCATTGTCTTCAAACTTAAAGTTTGCGATGTAACCTTTATCAAAAAGCACTTTCGTGATCTCTTTTTTAAGGTTTGATGCAGGAATTTCAACAACCCTGTGGTTGGCTTTAATAGCATTCCTTACTCGTGTAAGATAATCTGCAATTGGATCTGTATTCATTATTGTTGTTTATGATGGTGGTTTCGTTCCGGCACATCCGGCCGACCTTCCATCGGTTAATATTCAATTCAAAATTCAAAAGTAAAAATTCAAAAAACCAAAGCTTTTGAATTTTTACTTTTGAATTCTCTTTTTTACCAGCTAGCTTTCTTTACTCCCGGAATTTTACCGGCTAAAGCCATTTCGCGGAATGTAACACGCGAAATACCAAACTGGCGCATATAACCACGCGGACGGCCGGTTAATTTGCAACGGTTGTGCAACTTTACCGGAGATGCTGCTTTTGGCAACTTGTCCAGGCCTATAAAATCACCAGCGGCTTTTAAAGCTGCTCTTTTTTCAGCGTATTTAGCTACTATTCTGGCACGTTTAACTTCACGTGCTTTTACACCTTCTTTAGCCATTGTTGGTTGGAGTTTGATTTTTAAATGGTAAACCAAATTGTTTAAGCAATTCTAATGCTTCAACATCATTTTGAGCCGAGGTTACAAAAGTAATATCCATACCCATAATCTTGTTGATTTTGTCAATGTTGATTTCGGGGAATATAATTTGCTCAGTAATACCTAAAGTATAGTTACCACGGCCATCAAAACCTTTATCATTA includes:
- a CDS encoding S41 family peptidase — its product is MEKIFTLLMLFILSGTIVRAQDSLMFSKKQVADDIAFFMKSAADIHPNLYHDISAEQLVVKVDSLIKVLPDSLSVLRAYRAFAEVTAFINEGHTGINMPKQMRQQLKAGTFKTVPLQVTGYDGKYFIANLLAPGNSLKGIKILAVNGEAAEHIFKRITALKGGLQSFRKVSAVNSFRLYLPIIGITQPYLINYIGENNVKGMVSVNAISESEYNTSIAKPNNTQPYTFTVKDDLYGYLNFKSMVSYNGFKRFCDSVFEVLDHKHIDKLVVDLRENGGGNSQLGWYLLNYITDKPFRMAGESERKVSQQFRTYIEANRDIYASQYTDFLKLPNGAFFKIGSTELDKPMDLKYKFKGKACFLIGPYTFSSANMLSAAIKDFKLATLIGEPTGEPGNDYGELCNINLPQTGLSGFTSTTMWVRPNNNKLDTQPILPDYAVSNTAPGNTDAVLLTAVKWLKN
- the rplQ gene encoding 50S ribosomal protein L17, which produces MRHGRKVNHLGRTDSHRKAMLANMASSLIQYKRITTTLAKAKALRIYVEPILTKAKNDTTHSRRTVFSYLQDKDIVAELFRDVAVKIADRPGGYTRIVKLENRLGDNASMAIIELVDYNTVYTKGEVKTEKKATRRRGGSGKAKTAGSADVTAADDAVVVEDAPVAEVAPEETATEGTEEKGA
- the infA gene encoding translation initiation factor IF-1; this encodes MAKQASIEQDGTIKEALSNAMFRVELENGHEIIAHISGKMRMHYIKILPGDRVKLEMSPYDLTKGRITYRYK
- the rpsM gene encoding 30S ribosomal protein S13, with translation MARIAGIDLPKNKRGEIGLTYIFGVGRTTAQGILTEAGIDFNTKVQDWTDEQLTNIRGIINERIKVEGALRSEVQLNIKRLMDIGCYRGTRHRKGLPLRGQRTKNNSRTRKGKRKTVANKKKATK
- a CDS encoding DNA-directed RNA polymerase subunit alpha; translation: MAILAFQKPDKVIMQKSTDFDGTFEFRPLEPGFGITIGNALRRILLSSLEGYAITSVRFSGVNHEFSTIKGVVEDVTEIILNLKQVRMKKSGESGDSEKIFVIINGQDTFSAGDITKFSNNFTVLNPDLVICNMDSSVTLEIEITVAKGRGYVPSEENKNPDAMVGVIAIDSIYTPIKNVKYTIENYRVEQKTDYEKLVLDIATDGSVHPEDALKEAAKILIQHFMLFSDENMMLEAQAKEETKEVDEEILHMRKILKTELVDLDLSVRALNCLKAADIRSLADLVSYDVADMLKFRNFGKKSLTEIQDLVKSKGLSFGMNLSKFKLDEE
- the rpsN gene encoding 30S ribosomal protein S14 encodes the protein MAKEGVKAREVKRARIVAKYAEKRAALKAAGDFIGLDKLPKAASPVKLHNRCKLTGRPRGYMRQFGISRVTFREMALAGKIPGVKKASW
- the secY gene encoding preprotein translocase subunit SecY, which codes for MKKFFETLSNIWKIEDLRVRIINTTLFLLIYRVGSFVVLPGVDPASLTNQKGKEGLMGLLNMFAGGSFSRESIFALGVMPYISASIVVQLLGIAVPYFTKLQKEGESGRNKLNQWTRYLTIGITALQAIGYVSSQVSTKLIPEPYFTILSVFVLTAGTLFVMWLGEKITDKGIGNGISLIIMVGIIAQLPDALIKEFSSRVNGIGGPFAFIVEIIALIAVVMFTILIVQGTRKIAVQYAKRIVGNKQYGGVRQYIPLKVNAAGVMPIIFAQALMFIPGMISQFFPKIASSGILIALSDYTSWGHNLMFAILIIIFTYFYTAITVNPNQMADDMKKNGGFIPGIKPGKSTADYIDGVISKITLPGSIFLAIIAILPAIAAMFQVYGPFARFFGGTSLIILVGVVLDTLQQIESHLLMRHYDGLMKTGRIQGRTAIPTAAGTTPPAI
- the rplO gene encoding 50S ribosomal protein L15, with amino-acid sequence MNLSNLKPAEGSTKNRKRIGRGTGSGRGGTSTRGHKGAGSRSGTSTKVGFEGGQMPLQRRVPKVGFKNANRVEYVSVNLDALQGLAEQYNITTVNFDTLKEHGLVSRNDLVKVLGRGELKAKLEVTAHAFSATAQKAIEAAGGSIVKL
- the rpsK gene encoding 30S ribosomal protein S11, with product MAKTKKVTKKRIVIVEPIGEAHINATFNNIIITLTNKNGQAISWSSAGKMGFKGSKKNTPYAAGQAASDCGKTAYDLGLRKVEVFVKGPGSGRESAIRTLQTAGIEVTTIRDITPLPHNGCRPSKRRRV
- the rpmD gene encoding 50S ribosomal protein L30; the protein is MAKIKITQIKSVIDRSERQKRTIEALGLKRINHSVEVEANAAIIGMVRKVNHLVAVENI
- the rpsE gene encoding 30S ribosomal protein S5; the protein is MSTINIKRVKSSEIELKDRLVSIQRVAKVTKGGRTFSFSAIVVVGDENGIVGYGLGKAKEVTEAIAKGIDDAKKNLVKVPIINNTIPHEQIGKFSGGFVFLKPAANGTGVIAGGAMRAVLESAGVHNVLAKSKGSSNPHNVVKATVSALSQMRDAYTVAQHRGVSLGKVFNG
- the map gene encoding type I methionyl aminopeptidase; this encodes MSKINYRSAEEIELIRESSLLVSKTLGEVAKVIGPGVKTIELNKLAETFIRDNGGVPAFLNYNGFPYSLCISLNNQVVHGFPSNHVLVEGDLVSVDCGVVKHKYYGDSAYTFAIGEVSEQTKLLMQVTKECLVLGIDKAVAGLRIGDIGYAVQEHAEKNNFGVVKELVGHGVGTRLHEKPEVPNYGKRGAGIKLEEGMVIAIEPMINAGRAGVRFWDDGWTVSTIDGKVSAHYEHTVAISKGKADILSTFSYIEDILSKKE
- the rpsD gene encoding 30S ribosomal protein S4, with product MARYTGPKSKIARRFREPIFGPDKALERKNYPPGMHGASKRRGKQSEYSTQLMEKQKVKYTYGVLEKQFENLFHRASSKEGITGENLLKFLEARLDNAVYRLGIAPTRSGARQLVGHKHITVNGEVVNIASYALKAGDVIAVREKSKTMEAITTSVAGRRINKHSWLEWDPSSLTGKFLNYPNRDEIPENIKENLIVELYSK
- the rplR gene encoding 50S ribosomal protein L18: MTGKLSRRDRIRKGIRKRLSGSSERPRLSVYRSNKGIYAQIIDDVTGKTLVSASSLSKEFATTGSKSDQSVAVGKMVAEKAVAAGIKQVVFDRNGYLYHGRVKSLAEGAREGGLIF
- the rpsH gene encoding 30S ribosomal protein S8, with protein sequence MNTDPIADYLTRVRNAIKANHRVVEIPASNLKKEITKVLFDKGYIANFKFEDNGPQGIIKIALKYHPITKISAIRNISRISKPGLRKYAGTANMPRVLNGLGIAIVSTSKGVMSDKEARAQNIGGEVMCYVY
- the rplF gene encoding 50S ribosomal protein L6, translating into MSRVGKAPIAIPAGVTVTVSDDNVVTVKGPKGELFQAVDTDITIAVEGGQLTVQRPSEQKRHKALHGLYRALINNMVVGVTEGYKIQQELVGVGYRATNVGNTLDLVLGFSHHYVFELPKEIKVTTTAEKGKNPIIILESTDKQLIGQVAAKIRSLRAPEPYKGKGIKFVGEILRRKAGKSASKK
- the rpmJ gene encoding 50S ribosomal protein L36, whose amino-acid sequence is MKVRASIKKRSADCKIIRRKGKLYVINKKNPKYKQRQG